One Camelina sativa cultivar DH55 chromosome 3, Cs, whole genome shotgun sequence genomic window carries:
- the LOC104776917 gene encoding uncharacterized protein LOC104776917: MAEENNTTSSSAGKKPTPEIGSGSGKRIPYYNPPESVNPDQATLREQWKFAIRQYSKWYSHAWGTAILAGGLFFGLGWIIKGSNPLPSLQSSSKPPPPGRDEDK, translated from the coding sequence ATGGCGGAGGAGAACAACACTACCTCATCGTCGGCGGGGAAGAAACCGACGCCGGAGATCGGATCGGGTTCTGGTAAAAGAATTCCGTATTATAACCCACCGGAGTCGGTGAATCCGGATCAGGCGACGCTAAGGGAGCAGTGGAAGTTCGCGATTCGGCAGTATAGCAAATGGTACTCTCACGCTTGGGGAACCGCGATTCTCGCCGGAGGACTCTTCTTTGGACTCGGTTGGATCATCAAGGGCTCTaatcctcttccttctcttcaatCGAGTTCTAAGCCACCTCCTCCTGGACGCGATGAAGACAAATGA
- the LOC104776918 gene encoding ras-related protein RABA1i, producing MGAYRAEDDYDYLFKVVLTGDSGVGKSNLLSRFTRNDFSHDSRATIGVEFATRSIQCDDKIVKAQIWDTAGQERYRAITSAYYRGAVGALLVYDVTRHVTFENVERWLKELRDHTDANIVIMLVGNKADLRHLRAISTEEAKAFAERENTFFMETSALEAVNVDNAFTEVLTQIYRVVSKKALEAGDDPTTALPKGQMINVGSRDDISAVKKPGCCSA from the exons ATGGGAGCATATAGAGCAGAAGACGATTACGATTACCTCTTCAAGGTGGTCTTAACTGGAGATTCCGGCGTCGGTAAATCTAACTTGTTATCTCGTTTCACCAGAAATGATTTCAGCCACGACTCACGTGCGACCATCGGTGTTGAATTCGCCACACGTAGCATCCAATGCGATGATAAGATTGTCAAGGCTCAAATCTGGGATACTGCTGGCCAAGAAAG gTACCGAGCCATCACGAGCGCATACTACAGAGGAGCCGTTGGTGCATTGCTTGTTTACGACGTGACACGTCATGTGACATTCGAGAACGTTGAGAGATGGCTAAAGGAGCTAAGGGACCACACGGATGCAAACATTGTGATCATGCTCGTTGGTAACAAAGCTGATCTTCGTCACCTTCGAGCCATCTcaacagaagaagcaaaggcatttgcagagagagagaatacaTTTTTCATGGAGACTTCCGCACTTGAAGCTGTGAATGTTGATAACGCTTTCACCGAAGTTCTCACTCAGATTTACAGAGTCGTTAGCAAAAAGGCTCTTGAAGCTGGAGATGATCCAACCACTGCTTTGCCTAAAGGACAGATGATTAACGTCGGAAGCCGTGATGATATCTCAGCCGTTAAAAAACCTGGTTGCTGCTCTGCATAG
- the LOC104776919 gene encoding snRNA-activating protein complex subunit-like isoform X1 has translation MESESESENNERSEHRATTSLVPRGGPIYLPNMVGNISTVPEFRSSFLNLLEDLDTHLSPSSSSQRFDVSTDDLKIYTDEELTEMAMKEAFPEDENLSQKELELSLNASHHAKRKRTVKNTGVKKRTEKKTDEAYLAKVEQLAKIKQKQEEDKAAVMLHCFSKNCETGKDVAAPPDGYEQMQSLKFIYNNYTKVKPSDIQGQVDTLFPEVILCVEIYNSRKVKTQEILVLGRQMLTELKDKIHCLTDHVMKKAGKYNPSGYFLIEDVFHNDLRNPSVTDFSYPILDWIWNSKDEALKKWECILTGELHKKQKAVLGESKSMDVPRFRTVDMKSTRFCDLRFRVGASYLYCHQGECKHMIVIRDMRLSHPEDVQSRTAYPIIFRSKPKFQKCGVCKINRASKVAVDNKWAHENPCYFCDVCLALLHSEEGSLGCDFPVYDYVHE, from the exons ATGGAGAGCGAGAGCGAGAGCGAGAACAACGAGAGAAGTGAACATAGAGCAACCACTTCATTGGTACCCAGAGGAGGACCCATTTATCTGCCAAACATGGTTGGAAACATTTCTACAGTCCCTGAGTTCCGTTCTTCTTTTCTCAACCTACTCGAGGATTTGGATACTCATTTATCTCCCTCATCATCTTCTCAGCGATTTGATGTCTC AACTGATGATCTCAAGATTTATACAGATGAGGAACTCACTGAGATGGCTATGAAGGAAGCCTTTCCT GAAGATGAAAACCTTTCCCAAAAGGAGCTCGAACTATCTTTAAACGCCTCTCATCA TGCAAAAAGGAAGAGGACTGTAAAGAATACTGGGGTAAAGAAGAGGACAGAAAAAAAGACTGAT gaAGCTTATCTTGCCAAAGTCGAGCAGCTTgcgaaaatcaaacaaaagcaGGAGGAGGATAAGGCAGCTGTGATGCTGCACTGCTTCAG CAAAAATTGTGAAACTGGTAAAGATGTAGCTGCACCTCCAGACGGTTATGAGCAGATGCAATCTCTTAAGTTCATATATAACAATTACACG AAAGTGAAGCCATCAGACATCCAGGGACAAGTTGATACGCTATTTCCTGAAGTTATTTTGTGTGTTGAGATTTATAACAGTCGTAAGGTTAAG ACCCAAGAAATTTTGGTTCTAGGACGTCAAATGTTGACTGAATTGAAAGACAAGATTCACTGTCTTACAGACCATGTGATGAAAAAGGCTGGAAAGTATAACCCCTCTGGATACTTTCTCATAGAA GATGTCTTTCACAATGATTTAAGGAATCCATCGGTCACAGATTTCAGCTATCCTATATTAGATTGGATATGGAACTCGAAAGATGAAGCTCTTAAAAAATGGGAATGCATTCTAACCGGCGAATTACATAAAAAGCAGAAAGCGGTTCTAGGTGAATCGAAATCCATGGATGTACCTCGTTTCAGAACTGTAGACATGAAGAGTACACGCTTCTGTGACTTAAGATTCAGAGTCGGAGCTAGTTATCTCTACTGTCATCAG GGAGAATGCAAGCACATGATAGTGATACGGGACATGAGACTGAGTCATCCAGAGGATGTTCAGAGCAGAACAGCTTACCCGATAATATTTCGATCGAAGCCCAAGTTTCAGAAATGCGGAGTTTGCAAGATAAATAGAGCTTCAAAGGTTGCAGTGGATAACAAGTGGGCACATGAGAATCCTTGTTATTTCTGTGATGTTTGTCTTGCACTCTTACACTCAGAGGAAGGCTCTCTTGGATGTGACTTCCCAGTGTATGATTATGTGCATGAGTGA
- the LOC104776919 gene encoding snRNA-activating protein complex subunit-like isoform X2, translating to MSHEELTEMAMKEAFPEDENLSQKELELSLNASHHAKRKRTVKNTGVKKRTEKKTDEAYLAKVEQLAKIKQKQEEDKAAVMLHCFSKNCETGKDVAAPPDGYEQMQSLKFIYNNYTKVKPSDIQGQVDTLFPEVILCVEIYNSRKVKTQEILVLGRQMLTELKDKIHCLTDHVMKKAGKYNPSGYFLIEDVFHNDLRNPSVTDFSYPILDWIWNSKDEALKKWECILTGELHKKQKAVLGESKSMDVPRFRTVDMKSTRFCDLRFRVGASYLYCHQGECKHMIVIRDMRLSHPEDVQSRTAYPIIFRSKPKFQKCGVCKINRASKVAVDNKWAHENPCYFCDVCLALLHSEEGSLGCDFPVYDYVHE from the exons ATGTCTC ATGAGGAACTCACTGAGATGGCTATGAAGGAAGCCTTTCCT GAAGATGAAAACCTTTCCCAAAAGGAGCTCGAACTATCTTTAAACGCCTCTCATCA TGCAAAAAGGAAGAGGACTGTAAAGAATACTGGGGTAAAGAAGAGGACAGAAAAAAAGACTGAT gaAGCTTATCTTGCCAAAGTCGAGCAGCTTgcgaaaatcaaacaaaagcaGGAGGAGGATAAGGCAGCTGTGATGCTGCACTGCTTCAG CAAAAATTGTGAAACTGGTAAAGATGTAGCTGCACCTCCAGACGGTTATGAGCAGATGCAATCTCTTAAGTTCATATATAACAATTACACG AAAGTGAAGCCATCAGACATCCAGGGACAAGTTGATACGCTATTTCCTGAAGTTATTTTGTGTGTTGAGATTTATAACAGTCGTAAGGTTAAG ACCCAAGAAATTTTGGTTCTAGGACGTCAAATGTTGACTGAATTGAAAGACAAGATTCACTGTCTTACAGACCATGTGATGAAAAAGGCTGGAAAGTATAACCCCTCTGGATACTTTCTCATAGAA GATGTCTTTCACAATGATTTAAGGAATCCATCGGTCACAGATTTCAGCTATCCTATATTAGATTGGATATGGAACTCGAAAGATGAAGCTCTTAAAAAATGGGAATGCATTCTAACCGGCGAATTACATAAAAAGCAGAAAGCGGTTCTAGGTGAATCGAAATCCATGGATGTACCTCGTTTCAGAACTGTAGACATGAAGAGTACACGCTTCTGTGACTTAAGATTCAGAGTCGGAGCTAGTTATCTCTACTGTCATCAG GGAGAATGCAAGCACATGATAGTGATACGGGACATGAGACTGAGTCATCCAGAGGATGTTCAGAGCAGAACAGCTTACCCGATAATATTTCGATCGAAGCCCAAGTTTCAGAAATGCGGAGTTTGCAAGATAAATAGAGCTTCAAAGGTTGCAGTGGATAACAAGTGGGCACATGAGAATCCTTGTTATTTCTGTGATGTTTGTCTTGCACTCTTACACTCAGAGGAAGGCTCTCTTGGATGTGACTTCCCAGTGTATGATTATGTGCATGAGTGA
- the LOC104778923 gene encoding GDSL esterase/lipase At1g28610-like, translating into MEPPYFYLFKKLTRTFFLITLLTTFVSSLEVKQCRKFKSIISFGDSITDTGNLLGLSDADNLPHSAFPPYGETFFHFPTGRYSNGRLIIDFIAEYLGLPYLPPFYGSQNASFEKGVNFAVAGATALEQSVLENRGIYYDYTNVSLGVQFKSFKESLPNICGSPADCKEMIGNALLIVGEIGGNDYNYGFLVGKTVEELKEMVPLVISSISSVITELVNMGGKTIMVPADFPIGCWTAFLTQYQISNKEVYDPLTGCLKWLNEFIEYHNKELQEEINRIQNLYPHVTILYADYYNALLRIFQEPAKFGFTSGRPLSACCGTGGPYNFNSMSWCGTKKVDSCTDPSKYVHWDGFHLTESAYRWIAMGFLKGPYTIPAYDWSCPGFEINNGPAADIQFSFSSR; encoded by the exons atggaGCCTCCATATTTTTATCTGTTCAAGAAACTCACTAGGACCTTCTTCCTAATCACTTTGCTAACCACATTTGTAAGCTCATTAGAAGTAAAGCAGTGTCGGAAGTTCAAATCGATCATCAGCTTCGGAGATTCCATTACCGACACTGGAAACTTGCTCGGTCTCTCCGACGCTGACAATCTTCCTCACTCCGCATTTCCACCGTACGGTGAAACCTTCTTCCACTTTCCCACCGGTCGTTACTCCAATGGTCGCCTCATCATCGACTTCATCG CTGAGTATTTGGGGCTTCCTTATCTGCCTCCTTTCTACGGATCTCAAAATGCAAGCTTTGAGAAAGGGGTTAATTTCGCTGTAGCGGGTGCAACCGCATTGGAACAATCAGTTCTTGAGAACAGAGGAATTTATTATGATTACACCAATGTTAGTTTAGGAGTTCAGTTTAAGAGCTTTAAGGAGAGTTTACCAAATATATGTGGTTCACCTGCAG ATTGCAAAGAAATGATTGGAAATGCTTTGCTTATCGTTGGAGAGATTGGAGGGAACGATTATAACTACGGGTTTTTGGTTGGTAAAACCGTCGAGGAGCTAAAAGAGATGGTTCCGTTAGTGATCAGTTCTATTTCTTCTGTGATTACG gagttGGTCAATATGGGAGGCAAAACCATCATGGTGCCTGCGGACTTCCCAATAGGATGCTGGACAGCGTTTTTAACACAGTATCAGATATCAAACAAGGAAGTTTACGATCCTTTAACCGGATGTTTGAAGTGGCTAAACGAGTTTATAGAATACCACAACAAGGAGCTTCAAGAAGAAATCAACAGAATACAGAATCTATACCCTCATGTTACAATCCTATACGCTGATTACTACAATGCCTTGTTACGTATTTTCCAAGAACCGGCCAAATTCG GGTTCACGAGCGGGCGACCCTTGTCAGCTTGTTGTGGAACAGGAGGACCATACAACTTCAATAGTATGAGCTGGTGTGGGACTAAAAAAGTGGATAGTTGTACTGATCCTTCAAAGTATGTGCATTGGGACGGTTTTCATTTGACGGAGTCTGCATACCGATGGATCGCGATGGGCTTCCTCAAGGGTCCTTACACAATTCCTGCTTACGACTGGTCTTGCCCCGGTTTTGAAATCAACAACGGACCAGCAGCAGATATACAGTTTTCTTTTAGCAGTAGGTGA
- the LOC109125105 gene encoding GDSL esterase/lipase At1g28570-like: protein MAPLLTKLVTSFLLSTLFFTMVNSEPECRNLRSIISFGDSIADTGNLLSLSDPNDHPQVALPPYGETFFHHPTGRFSNGRLIIDFIAEFLGLPLVPPFYGSQNANFEKGVNFAVGGAAALERSFLEERGIHFPYTNVSLGVQLSSFKESLPKLCGSPSEI from the exons ATGGCTCCTCTGTTGACGAAGCTCGTGACCAGCTTCCTTTTGTCTACTCTTTTTTTCACTATGGTAAACTCGGAACCAGAGTGCCGGAACTTGAGATCGATCATAAGTTTCGGTGATTCGATTGCCGATACTGGAAACTTGCTCAGCCTCTCCGATCCTAACGATCATCCTCAGGTCGCGCTTCCACCGTACGGAGAAACTTTTTTCCACCATCCCACCGGACGTTTCTCAAACGGCCGCCTCATCATCGATTTCATTG CTGAATTCTTAGGTTTACCGCTCGTGCCTCCATTTTATGGATCTCAAAATGCAAACTTTGAGAAAGGAGTTAATTTCGCGGTAGGTGGAGCAGCAGCACTGGAACGTTCCTTTCTTGAGGAGAGGGGAATTCACTTTCCTTACACCAATGTCAGCTTAGGTGTTCAGCTTAGTAGCTTCAAGGAGAGTTTGCCTAAGTTATGTGGCTCTCCTTCAG AGATATGA
- the LOC104778924 gene encoding GDSL esterase/lipase At1g28580-like isoform X1: MASLDSPLLMKLILFFLSTFVVTYVSSETKCREFKSIISFGDSVADTGNFLGLSDRNNLPHFAFPPYGETFFHHATGRFSNGRLIIDFIAEFLSLPLVPPFYGSQNANFEKGVNFAVAGATALEHSFLEERGIDFFNTNVSLAVQLSSFKASLPNFCGSPSDCTDMMENALILMGEIGLNDYFYLFFVGKSLQEVKELIPLVITTISSAITELISMGGKTFLVPGQFPMGCLVAYLTLYQTSNIEEYDPLTGCLTWLNKFGENHDAQLRAELNRIQKLYPHVNIIYVDYYNALLRFYQEPAKFGFMDRPLPACCGVGGPYNYTSVTQCGTDVVEGCSDPSKYVAWDGVHMTEAAYRLMSEGILKGPYAVPLFDWSCLSSEIKDKGSSNTKNYLMNN, encoded by the exons ATGGCGTCTCTCGATTCTCCTCTCTTGATGAAACTCATCCTCTTCTTTTTATCTACTTTTGTTGTCACTTACGTGAGCTCTGAAACAAAGTGCCGGGAATTCAAATCGATCATCAGTTTCGGAGATTCAGTTGCCGACACTGGAAACTTTCTTGGCCTCTCAGATCGTAACAATCTCCCTCACTTTGCGTTTCCACCGTATGGAGAGACCTTTTTCCACCATGCCACAGGTCGTTTCTCAAACGGCCGTCTCATTATCGATTTCATCG CTGAATTCTTGAGTTTACCACTTGTGCCTCCATTTTATGGATCTCAAAATGCAAACTTTGAGAAGGGTGTTAATTTTGCGGTAGCGGGAGCAACAGCACTGGAACATTCTTTTCTTGAAGAGAGAGGAATTGACTTTTTTAACACCAACGTTAGTCTAGCCGTCCAGCTTAGTAGCTTCAAAGCGAGTTTGCCTAACTTTTGTGGCTCTCCTTCAG ACTGCACAGATATGATGGAAAATGCTTTAATTCTCATGGGAGAAATTGGACTGAATGACTATTTTTACCTATTCTTTGTGGGGAAAAGCCTTCAAGAGGTCAAGGAGTTGATACCCCTGGTTATTACGACTATCTCTTCTGCGATCACG GAGTTAATCAGTATGGGTGGGAAAACATTTCTGGTGCCTGGACAGTTCCCTATGGGATGCTTAGTAGCCTATTTGACATTATATCAAACATCAAACATAGAAGAATATGATCCTCTCACAGGATGTTTGACATGGCTGAACAAGTTTGGAGAAAACCACGACGCGCAGCTTCGAGCAGAACTCAACAGAATCCAAAAATTGTACCCTCATGTGAACATCATATATGTTGACTACTACAACGCGTTGTTGCGCTTTTATCAAGAACCAGCCAAATTCG GATTCATGGACAGACCCTTGCCTGCTTGTTGCGGCGTAGGAGGACCTTACAACTATACTTCAGTTACGCAATGTGGGACTGATGTAGTTGAAGGTTGTAGTGATCCTTCAAAGTATGTTGCTTGGGACGGTGTTCATATGACTGAGGCTGCGTACAGATTGATGTCTGAGGGTATACTTAAGGGACCCTATGCAGTTCCTCTTTTTGATTGGTCTTGCCTCAGTTCGGAAATTAAGGACAAGGGATCATCTAACACAAAGAATTATTTGATGAACAATTGA
- the LOC104778924 gene encoding GDSL esterase/lipase At1g28580-like isoform X2, giving the protein MASLDSPLLMKLILFFLSTFVVTYVSSETKCREFKSIISFGDSVADTGNFLGLSDRNNLPHFAFPPYGETFFHHATGRFSNGRLIIDFIAEFLSLPLVPPFYGSQNANFEKGVNFAVAGATALEHSFLEERGIDFFNTNVSLAVQLSSFKASLPNFCGSPSDMMENALILMGEIGLNDYFYLFFVGKSLQEVKELIPLVITTISSAITELISMGGKTFLVPGQFPMGCLVAYLTLYQTSNIEEYDPLTGCLTWLNKFGENHDAQLRAELNRIQKLYPHVNIIYVDYYNALLRFYQEPAKFGFMDRPLPACCGVGGPYNYTSVTQCGTDVVEGCSDPSKYVAWDGVHMTEAAYRLMSEGILKGPYAVPLFDWSCLSSEIKDKGSSNTKNYLMNN; this is encoded by the exons ATGGCGTCTCTCGATTCTCCTCTCTTGATGAAACTCATCCTCTTCTTTTTATCTACTTTTGTTGTCACTTACGTGAGCTCTGAAACAAAGTGCCGGGAATTCAAATCGATCATCAGTTTCGGAGATTCAGTTGCCGACACTGGAAACTTTCTTGGCCTCTCAGATCGTAACAATCTCCCTCACTTTGCGTTTCCACCGTATGGAGAGACCTTTTTCCACCATGCCACAGGTCGTTTCTCAAACGGCCGTCTCATTATCGATTTCATCG CTGAATTCTTGAGTTTACCACTTGTGCCTCCATTTTATGGATCTCAAAATGCAAACTTTGAGAAGGGTGTTAATTTTGCGGTAGCGGGAGCAACAGCACTGGAACATTCTTTTCTTGAAGAGAGAGGAATTGACTTTTTTAACACCAACGTTAGTCTAGCCGTCCAGCTTAGTAGCTTCAAAGCGAGTTTGCCTAACTTTTGTGGCTCTCCTTCAG ATATGATGGAAAATGCTTTAATTCTCATGGGAGAAATTGGACTGAATGACTATTTTTACCTATTCTTTGTGGGGAAAAGCCTTCAAGAGGTCAAGGAGTTGATACCCCTGGTTATTACGACTATCTCTTCTGCGATCACG GAGTTAATCAGTATGGGTGGGAAAACATTTCTGGTGCCTGGACAGTTCCCTATGGGATGCTTAGTAGCCTATTTGACATTATATCAAACATCAAACATAGAAGAATATGATCCTCTCACAGGATGTTTGACATGGCTGAACAAGTTTGGAGAAAACCACGACGCGCAGCTTCGAGCAGAACTCAACAGAATCCAAAAATTGTACCCTCATGTGAACATCATATATGTTGACTACTACAACGCGTTGTTGCGCTTTTATCAAGAACCAGCCAAATTCG GATTCATGGACAGACCCTTGCCTGCTTGTTGCGGCGTAGGAGGACCTTACAACTATACTTCAGTTACGCAATGTGGGACTGATGTAGTTGAAGGTTGTAGTGATCCTTCAAAGTATGTTGCTTGGGACGGTGTTCATATGACTGAGGCTGCGTACAGATTGATGTCTGAGGGTATACTTAAGGGACCCTATGCAGTTCCTCTTTTTGATTGGTCTTGCCTCAGTTCGGAAATTAAGGACAAGGGATCATCTAACACAAAGAATTATTTGATGAACAATTGA
- the LOC109132262 gene encoding GDSL esterase/lipase At1g28580-like: protein MASPLLMKLLILICLAAFIATNVSSETQCREFKSIISFGDSIADTGNLLGLSDPNNLPHFAFPPYGETFFHHPTGRFSNGRVIIDFIAEFLDLPLVPPFYGSQNAYFEKGVNFAVAGATALERSFLEARGIHFPYTNISLGVQLSSFKASLTKLCGSPSDCKDMIENALILMGEIGGNDYNYAFFVKKSIEEIKALIPLVITTISSAITELIDMGGRTFLVPGDFPLGCSAIYLTSYQTSNMEAYDPLTGCLTWLNKFGENHNKQLQAELNRLLKLYPHVNIIYADYYNALLRIYQEPSKFGFMNRPLSACCGVGGPYNFTSFWQCGADVVEGCSDPSKYVTWDGVHMTEAAYSLISEGILKGPYAVPPFDWSCLSSEIKDNGPSEKRIV, encoded by the exons ATGGCGTCTCCTCTCTTAATGAAGCTCCTCATACTTATCTGTTTAGCTGCTTTTATTGCTACTAACGTGAGCTCGGAAACACAGTGCCGGGAATTCAAATCGATCATCAGTTTCGGAGATTCCATTGCCGACACTGGAAACTTGCTTGGCCTCTCAGATCCTAACAATCTCCCTCACTTTGCGTTTCCACCGTATGGAGAGACCTTCTTCCACCATCCCACCGGTCGTTTCTCAAACGGCCGTGTCATTATCGATTTCATCG CTGAATTCTTGGATTTACCGCTTGTGCCTCCTTTTTATGGATCTCAAAATGCATACTTTGAGAAAGGAGTTAACTTTGCGGTAGCGGGAGCAACAGCACTGGAACGCTCTTTTCTTGAAGCGAGAGGAATTCATTTTCCTTACACCAACATTAGTCTAGGCGTTCAGCTTAGTAGCTTCAAAGCGAGTTTGACTAAACTATGTGGCTCTCCTTCAG actGCAAAGATATGATAGAAAACGCTTTGATTCTCATGGGAGAAATTGGAGGGAATGATTATAATTACGCATTCTTCGTGAAGAAAAGCATTGAAGAGATCAAGGCGTTGATACCCCTAGTTATCACTACTATCTCTTCTGCAATCACG GAGTTGATCGATATGGGGGGCAGAACATTTCTGGTGCCCGGAGATTTCCCACTCGGATGCTCAGCAATCTATTTGACATCTTATCAAACATCAAACATGGAAGCATATGATCCTTTGACAGGATGTTTGACATGGCTGAACAAGTTTGGAGAAAACCACAACAAGCAGCTTCAAGCAGAACTCAACAGACTCCTGAAGTTGTACCCTCATGTCAACATCATATATGCTGACTACTACAACGCGTTGTTGCGTATTTACCAAGAACCATCCAAATTCG GATTCATGAACAGACCCTTGTCCGCTTGCTGTGGCGTAGGAGGACCTTACAATTTTACCTCATTTTGGCAATGTGGGGCTGATGTAGTTGAAGGTTGCAGTGATCCTTCAAAGTATGTGACTTGGGACGGTGTTCATATGACTGAGGCTGCGTACAGCTTGATTTCTGAAGGTATACTAAAGGGACCCTATGCGGTTCCTCCTTTCGATTGGTCTTGCCTCAGCTCGGAAATTAAGGACAATGGACCGTCTGAAAAAAGAATCGTTTGA
- the LOC109125022 gene encoding GDSL esterase/lipase At1g28580-like: MASPDYPPLMKLIIFFFLSTFIVTYVSSETQCREFKSIISFGDSIADTGNLLGLSDPNELPHVAFPPYGETFFHHPTGRFSNGRLIIDFLAEFLGLPLVPPFYGSQHANFEKGVNFAVGGATALERSFLEERGIHFPYTNVSLGVQLSSFKESLPKLCGAPSDCRDMIENALILMGEIGGNDYNYAFFVNKSTEETKELVPLVIRTISSAITELISMGGRTFLVPGGFPTGCSVVYLTLYQKSNVEEYDPLTGCLTWLNKFGKNHGEQLRVELNRLQKLYPHVNIIYADYYNALLRIYQDPAKFGFMDRPLSACCGVGGPHNFTAGNKCGTVVVESCDDPSKYVAWDGVHLTEAAYRLIAEGILKGPYAVPPFDWFCLSSEIKDNRKLTQHNYLMNNLYKLVTNLR, translated from the exons ATGGCGTCTCCTGATTATCCTCCCTTGATGAagctcatcatcttcttctttttatctacTTTTATTGTCACTTACGTGAGCTCGGAGACACAGTGCCGGGAATTCAAATCGATCATCAGCTTCGGAGATTCCATTGCCGACACTGGAAACTTGCTTGGCCTCTCAGATCCTAACGAACTTCCTCACGTGGCGTTTCCACCGTATGGAGAGACCTTCTTTCACCATCCCACTGGTCGTTTCTCAAACGGTCGCCTCATTATAGACTTCCTCG CTGAATTCTTGGGTTTACCGCTTGTGCCTCCTTTTTATGGATCTCAACATGCAAACTTTGAGAAGGGTGTTAACTTCGCCGTAGGAGGAGCAACAGCACTGGAACGTTCTTTTCTTGAAGAGAGAGGAATTCATTTTCCTTACACCAACGTTAGTCTAGGCGTTCAGCTTAGTAGCTTCAAAGAGAGTTTGCCAAAACTATGTGGCGCTCCTTCAG ACTGCAGAGATATGATAGAAAATGCTTTGATTCTCATGGGAGAAATTGGAGGGAATGACTATAATTACGcattctttgtgaacaaaagcACTGAAGAGACCAAAGAGCTGGTTCCACTAGTTATCAGAACTATTTCTTCCGCAATCACG GAGTTGATTAGTATGGGGGGAAGAACATTTCTGGTGCCGGGAGGTTTTCCAACCGGATGCTCAGTGGTCTATTTGACATTATATCAAAAATCAAACGTGGAAGAATATGATCCTTTGACAGGATGTTTGACATGGCTGAACAAGTTTGGGAAAAACCATGGCGAGCAGCTTCGAGTGGAACTCAACAGACTCCAGAAGTTGTACCCTCATGTCAACATCATATATGCTGACTACTACAACGCTCTCTTGCGCATTTATCAAGATCCAGCCAAATTCG GATTCATGGACAGACCCTTGTCCGCTTGCTGCGGCGTGGGAGGACCTCACAACTTTACCGCAGGTAATAAATGTGGGACTGTTGTAGTTGAAAGTTGTGATGATCCTTCAAAATATGTGGCTTGGGATGGTGTTCATCTGACTGAGGCCGCGTACAGATTGATAGCTGAGGGTATACTAAAGGGACCCTATGCGGTTCCTCCTTTCGATTGGTTTTGCCTCAGCTCGGAAATTAAGGACAATCGAAAACTGACACAGCACAATTATTTGATGAACAACTTATATAAGTTGGTCACAAATTTGAGATAA